The DNA region TTGACGGAAATGAGGTTTCTCTCTCCGCCAAGGAATTTGAGCTGCTATTTCATCTGGCAAGCCACAAAAATCAGGTTTTTTCTAAATCCCAGTTGCTTGATGCGATCTGGGGATATGCAGTCTATGGAGATGAAAATACCGTTACCGTATACATACGCAGATTGAGAGAGAAAATCGAGGCAGACCCTTCCCATCCTTCTATCCTGAAGACGGTATGGGGAGTGGGCTACAAATTCAATCATGAATAATCAAGATTGGAGGAGGCAATATGTCACTGAACACCTGGTCCACACGATGGCTAAGAACTTCATTCATCCTCCTGCTTATTCTGATCGGATGTAGCCTGATGTTATTTCATGAGCTGAGCACAAACAGGCCGTCGAGCGGATCCAATCCATCCATCCAGAAGGTACGCCTTATGATCAATCCCCTTCTGCTTGATCTGGAGCAGAACAATCAACATCTGCAGGACCCCGGAATTCGGGAACATCTGCTTAACATCGCCAAGGAGAATAGGATCGAACTATCCTACATCGGGCTGGATGGAGTTGTTTTACTGTCCTCCTCTCCTGCAACTGAAGGAAAAGAAGTCAACTTGCGATCAGTCCTGCCTTATGATCTGAACCACACCGTGAAAAATACAAACGGAGAAGATTCGCTTAATTTCGCCTTTCCCGTCATGGATGGTCCTGAAGGAAAGCAGATCGGCAATGCGGTCTTCACGGTTCCGACGTCTATGATTATTGTTCAGGAAACGTTGACCTCCCTTTATATTATTTTGGGTGTACTCTTGGTTAGCTCCCTGATCCTTGCTATGTTTCTCCTATTCATGAAGCGCAAAATCAGAAAACGGATGCTGTCTCCCATTCATCAGTTGAAGGAACATACGGAATCTATTCTCAAAGGACAGTATGATAAGCAGATTCAGTATAACCGGACGGATGAGATGGGTGAACTGTACGCTATGCTGGATCTGATGCGATCCGAAATCATGCATTTGAGTGAGCAGCGGATTAGACAGGAAAAGGCAGAGAAAGAGCTGATTACGAATCTATCTCACGCGACATTAAAACTCCAATTACGACCATAAAAGCATACATAGAAGCCATTCTTGAAGGGTTGTGCTCGGATGAGGAGACATTGATGGAATATATGGAGATCATGCGTACCCATACGGACAAAACTGCCCGTCTTGTCGAGGACCTGCTTGTTCATGCCCTGCAAGAACTGGGCCAGATATCGGTGGAGCTGCGTGAGGTCTATAGCCGTTCCGCCATTAAAACGATGTTGAAACCCATCGGACATAGCGTACAAATGAACGGCCTGAAGTATAGGGAGCCGGAGCACATTCCCAATGTCCTTATCCGAATGGACCCCATACGAATTGAGCAGGTTCTGTCCAACCTCGTCTCAAACGCCCTTAAGCATACTGCGCCGGGAGACACCATTCATATCAACACGGAACTGGAAAACGCGCTTTTCAAAGTTACCATTGTCGATTCGGGTCAGGGAATTCGAGCACAGGACATGCCTTTTGTATTTGAACGTTATTTCAGAGGCCAGACTTCCCGCACAGACAATACTCTTGAAGGTACAGGCCTGGGTCTCTCCATCTGCAAAGGCATTATTGAAGCGCACGGAGGACATATCTCCTTTTCAAGCAAAGAGGGCCAGGGCACCCTGTTTCAGTTCACTCTCCCCATTTGCTGAGCATTGAAGTTTATTTCCAACCTTCTTTTCATCTCAATCCATTGCCCAAGGGCTGTAATACTTTATTCATAATTTGATAAGATTTCTTCAACATCCCTTCCTTAGAATGAACCTTATACTGGAATCGGGAGTGATCCGCTTGACCAAAACATCCATCATCCGTGTTCAAAACCTATGCAAAACGTACAATACAGGCAGTGAACAATATCATGCTATACGCAATGTCGATCTCGATATTTATGAAGGAGATTTTACGGTTATCATGGGTAATTCCGGCTCTGGCAAATCAACCTTGCTGTATTTGCTGAGCGGGCTGGATCATGTGACAGCTGGCGAAGTTTATTTCCACAACCAGCGAATTGATGCCTACAGCGAACTTGAAATGTCTCAATTCCGTATTCACAGGATCGGCTATATTTATCAGAGCATCAATCTGGTGCCGGATCTCTCGATCAAAGAGAACATTGCTTTGCCGGGATATATTGCTGGAGGCAAAAAAACTGAGGTAACAGCTAGGGCCGCACAACTGATGGCTGCCATGGATATTGACGGACAAAGCAAACGCCTTCCATCTCAAACATCGGGGGGCCAGCAGCAACGAGCGGCTATTGCACGCGCACTGATCAATTCACCGGACATCATCTTTGCCGATGAGCCTACGGGAAGCTTGAACTACGAACACGGTAAAGCCGTACTGGATATTCTGACGAATATCAATCGGAGAGGGCAATCCGTTGTTATGGTAACACATGATATCAAGGCAGCCTGTCGGGCGGATCGTCTTATTTTCATCCGGGACGGCAAAGTTGACGGTGTTCTGGAGTTTGAGAAATATAACGAACATCATATCCAGGATCGGGAATCAATGATCTTTGCTTTTGTATCAGGGAAGGAGTAACCGATGGCTGCCATGTTGAAACTTAGCCTGTCCTACCTGAGCAGAAGTAAAATACAAAATCTGTTGATTGCTCTGCTGATTCTACTCTCTGCACTCCTTGTATCCACAGCAGTCATCATTCTAGCCAACACAGGCAATCAGTTTAAGGAAATGCATGAGCGTACCCATGGCTCGCATCAGATTCTGACATTCGACAAAGGACTGAATGATCCCAAAGCCGTGTATGACTGGTGGGCTTCCCAAGACGGGGTTGAAGTGTCCACATTGCTGAGGTATCGTCCACTATCAGGCATCACTTTCAATGATCTCGATATTCCGAACCTGTACCTATACATGATGGATACACCTGCACTACCGTGGAAGGTAGATAAGCTTGTTTTTTCCAGTGGTTTGCAAAGCGCTGTGCCTGAACAAGGTTCGGTCTGGATTCCCACATCTATGGCGAATGCATACACGATCTCGGCAGGAGATACGATAGGCTTTAAGACCGGATCCAGCACACTTGATCTGAAGGTATCCGGCATTGTGGTCGACATTCCATACGGAGCGCCCTTCACCAATACAGCACGAGTGTGGATGAATCCTGCTGATTATCAAGCTGATTTCCATTCACTCGGAGGGAAAGATACTTACATGATGGGCATTCATTTTAATGATTACAGCATGAATTCTGACTACTGGGATCATTATGCCAGCGAGACAGGTGCTCCGTTTCTGGAAACCAAGATGGAGTTTGAGAGTATCGCCTCATTCTATCTGATCATTAGTCAGATCGTTGGATTCATCATGGTTTTCCTTGGTGTCGTGATGATGATAATTGCCCTGATCACGATCGGATTCACGATCTCGGATGCCATACTTGCCAACTACCAAACCATAGGCATTCTCAAATCACTGGGACTCACCTCAAACAGAACCATAGGCACATATGTTATTCAATACTCGTTACTATCCGTTGTCGCCATTCTCCCAGGAATCGCACTGAGCGTGTTAGTATCGAAATTCATCATTAATATCTCCGTATCTTCCCTTCGGGTAGGCAGCAGTGATATTGCAATTAAAGGAAGCAGTGCAGCCATTCTGGTCGGCGTCTCCCTGTTTGCCCTGGTACTATTATTCGTTGTACTCTATGCCAGAAAAGCACGCAGCATTCAACCGGTGCAGGCAATCCGCTATGGAATGTCAGAGAGTGATCATACCCGCATGTCCAACCGAATCCACTCACCACTGGGTAACTGGATCGGTTTTGGACGAATGCCCGTATTGGCGGTTATTGGCATCCGCAATCTGATCAAGAACAGTAAAAGTTCTATTCTGATGTTCCTGCTGACTACCGTGGCTTCTTCCGTGCTCGTTCTGGGGTATGTTTTGCTGACCAGCATTACCGGAATCTATCAAACAGCTGCCAAGTGGGGTTATGATAATGCCAATATTGCAGCTGTGGTTGTTAACAATAGTACATTCCCTAAGGATGAATTTAAGCAGTTGTTAGCAGAAGATTCAAGGATTAGATATGTGGGCTGGCAAGGAAACATTACCGGAGTATTCAGTCCGGAATCTTCCTCAGAAATCCATGGTCAAACCATCAGTCTATATTTGAGTGTACTGGATGGAAGTTATCAGGAACTTGGGTTTGAGAACCTGCGAGGAAATAATCCTCAGCAAGAGAATGAAATTGCCGTTGGTGTAAGTGTAGCCAAAACCTTAAATAAGGATCTGGGTGACCTCATAGATCTCTACATTCAAGGAGAAAAGCGCACATTCATCATAACGGGTATCTATCAGGCCATCGCCAACATGTCCGTATCAGGTCGAATCACCATGGATGCCGTGAGAACTGTGAACCCGGCATACAGTGATTTCGATGCCATTTTCATTAATGTGAATGACCCAACGCAAGCGAATACAGTTGCCAATGAATTGAATGAGCGATTTAAGTCTTCCGCTTCGGTGGTAACCCAAAAAACGCTGCTCGATTCGGTTTATGCAGAAGCCGCTGACATCCTGATCTATCCTATGAGTCTGATTGGGCTGTTGTTTATTCTGGCTACATTCATCATTATTTTCAGTACCTGCCGGATCAGTATCCGCAAAGAAAACAAAACCTATGGCATCTACAAATCCATAGGCATGACATCTCGTCGGATTCGATTATCGGTTGCCATGGGAGTGACAGTACTATCTGTCATTGGGGCAGTACTGGGAAGCGTGATAGGGGTATATGTGCTCCCCGTGTTACTGGAGATGATCCTCTCCGGATATGGTATCGTACAGCTTCCATTAATTTTGAATTGGGGTGGAATTATTCTGTTCGCCTGCTTAAGCATTGGCGCCGCAGCTCTTGGCTCTTGGTTCTCATCACGGGTTATTGGCGAAGCATCCCCTCGTATGCTGGTCATAGAATAACTTGGGAGAAAGAATAACAATACGAAAGAGCATCTGCTCTGTAGCCTAACTAATTATTTTCGATAGCCAAAAGAAATAAAACAGCCCTCCCGTCCCCCTGAAGTGCACCCCAATGCATGGGAACGAAAGGGCTGTTCATGTACCTTTTTTTACATGCTGGTGGAAATCCACGCGCTTACGCAGCAGGTCTTACTTACGCCACTTCTTCGCCAGTTCACCAATCTGATGTGGTGTAGTTCGGCAACATCCACCGATAATTCTGGCGCCCGCAGCGACCCATTCTTCCGAAGCATCGCTCATGCTGCCGCATGATCCTTGACCGCTCCACGTTTTGGTCTCAGCGTCATAGATCTCCCCCGAGTTCGGATAGACAATGACAGGTTTGTCGCTTGCACGGCTCAGCACACCTACCGCTTCCGTCACCACTTCCATGGGAGCACAGTTCAAGCCAATCGCAGCAATCTGCTGTTCGGAGCCAAATTGTCGTGCACACTCTTCCAAGAGCGTCCCCTCACTGATCGTTTTGCCATCCTGTAATGAGAAAGACAGCCATGCATAAGCGTCAGGGAACTCTTTTAATAAAGCAACCAATACCTGTGCCTCCTGTAAGGATGGGATCGTCTCAAATGCCAGAACATCCGCGCCTGCTTCCAGCAGTGCTGTCATCCGCGGACGATGGAAGGCGGTCAGCGTCTCATCCGTAACACCATAATGACCGACATACTCTGAGCCATCAGCCAAATAAGCACCATAGGGTCCGACGGATGCAGCAACAATTGGACGTGGACGAGCCGATGCCGTTTTCCCTATCGCAACTGCAGGTCGTTTTTCACATTTTGACTCATTCCCAATTACATTCTCTGCGACTCCACCTTGGATTTCTTGCCACACGTCATCACGCGCCTGAGCCGCCAGCTCTACTGTCTTGCGAATCAGCTTCAGCGACTCCTGTTCTCCGATGCCCCTCTTGCCGAAGCCATCCACTGTTGCCTGATAACTGGATGTGATCGCGCAGTCCGCTCCTGCACGGAAGTAATCCGCATGCACCTGAACGATAACTTCCGGATTCTCCAGCAGGACACGTGCTGACCATAATGGATCATCCAGATCACACCCCTGCTGCTCAAGTTCGGTTGCCAGTGCCCCATCGAGAATCATAACCGGATGTTCCCGCAGGATCTGTTCCAAGGGATTAATGCGTTTTGGTTGCGTCATGTTCTAGCCCTCTTTTCTTATTCACACGTTCTGTCAGATAATACGTTGCGTAACATAATACAATAAAAGGAATACCGCAGTACAACGCTATGCGCTGTGTCGGGTCAAAAGCAATGCCTATGCATGAAGCCAGACATAATATAAATGAAATAATCGGTACTGCCGGGTACAGCGGCGTCCGGTAGACCAGGTCCTCAACCGCATGCCCTTCCAGAAGATACTGTCTGCGAAACATATACTGCGAAGCACTGATGCTCATCCATACGGCAACAACGGCAAGGCCAGAGATGGAGACCAGCGTAATATACACGGTACCTGGTGCAATGATGCTCGAGAGCAAAGCCAAAGCACCACCAACCATGCTGATCAGGAGGGCATTCAGCGGTACACCGCGTTTCGTCAATTTGGCAAACCATGGAGAGATCGTCTTTTTATCTGCCAGAGACCACAGCATCCGCGAAGAAGCATATAGGCCCGAGTTGGCAGCAGAGAGAATCGCCGTCAGAATAACAAAGTTCATAATATCTGCTGCATACGGAACACCAATTCGCTCCATTACAGCTACAAATGGACTTTCGAGAACACTAGCATCCGACATGGGTAATAGCGCAGAGAGAATAACAATGGTTCCGATAAAAAAGATAATTAAGCGCCATAACGTGGTATGGATCGCTTTCGGAATCGTCTTTTCCGGATTCTCCGTCTCCCCGGCAGCAATTCCGATCAATTCTGTGCCCGAGAACGCAAAGTTTACGGCAAGCATCGTCATCAGTATCGCAGAAGCGCCATTCGGGAACCAGCCTGACGCTGTAATATTGGATAGAAAAGGGGCGGTTTCCGAGCCTGCCATTGGAATAATACCGAACATGGCTGCGCCCCCAAGAATAATGAAGATTACAATTGTAAGGACTTTAACTGCGGAAAACCAGAACTCCGACTCCGCAAAAAATTTGACCGTCAGCGCGTTGAACAGAAAGATCATAAGAGCAAACAATGCGCTCCAGATCCAAACATTCACTGAAGGGAACCAGCGCTGCATCAACAGCCCGGCCGCTGTAAATTCGGAACCGAGGGCAACCGTCCAGGTTAGCCAATACAACCAGGCTACGGTGTATCCTGTTGCCGGCCCAATATATTTTGCCGCATAGCTATGAAATGCCCCAGTCTCCGGCATATGAA from Paenibacillus sp. JNUCC-31 includes:
- a CDS encoding HAMP domain-containing protein, whose translation is MSLNTWSTRWLRTSFILLLILIGCSLMLFHELSTNRPSSGSNPSIQKVRLMINPLLLDLEQNNQHLQDPGIREHLLNIAKENRIELSYIGLDGVVLLSSSPATEGKEVNLRSVLPYDLNHTVKNTNGEDSLNFAFPVMDGPEGKQIGNAVFTVPTSMIIVQETLTSLYIILGVLLVSSLILAMFLLFMKRKIRKRMLSPIHQLKEHTESILKGQYDKQIQYNRTDEMGELYAMLDLMRSEIMHLSEQRIRQEKAEKELITNLSHATLKLQLRP
- a CDS encoding sensor histidine kinase — encoded protein: MLEGLCSDEETLMEYMEIMRTHTDKTARLVEDLLVHALQELGQISVELREVYSRSAIKTMLKPIGHSVQMNGLKYREPEHIPNVLIRMDPIRIEQVLSNLVSNALKHTAPGDTIHINTELENALFKVTIVDSGQGIRAQDMPFVFERYFRGQTSRTDNTLEGTGLGLSICKGIIEAHGGHISFSSKEGQGTLFQFTLPIC
- a CDS encoding ABC transporter ATP-binding protein, with protein sequence MTKTSIIRVQNLCKTYNTGSEQYHAIRNVDLDIYEGDFTVIMGNSGSGKSTLLYLLSGLDHVTAGEVYFHNQRIDAYSELEMSQFRIHRIGYIYQSINLVPDLSIKENIALPGYIAGGKKTEVTARAAQLMAAMDIDGQSKRLPSQTSGGQQQRAAIARALINSPDIIFADEPTGSLNYEHGKAVLDILTNINRRGQSVVMVTHDIKAACRADRLIFIRDGKVDGVLEFEKYNEHHIQDRESMIFAFVSGKE
- a CDS encoding ABC transporter permease produces the protein MAAMLKLSLSYLSRSKIQNLLIALLILLSALLVSTAVIILANTGNQFKEMHERTHGSHQILTFDKGLNDPKAVYDWWASQDGVEVSTLLRYRPLSGITFNDLDIPNLYLYMMDTPALPWKVDKLVFSSGLQSAVPEQGSVWIPTSMANAYTISAGDTIGFKTGSSTLDLKVSGIVVDIPYGAPFTNTARVWMNPADYQADFHSLGGKDTYMMGIHFNDYSMNSDYWDHYASETGAPFLETKMEFESIASFYLIISQIVGFIMVFLGVVMMIIALITIGFTISDAILANYQTIGILKSLGLTSNRTIGTYVIQYSLLSVVAILPGIALSVLVSKFIINISVSSLRVGSSDIAIKGSSAAILVGVSLFALVLLFVVLYARKARSIQPVQAIRYGMSESDHTRMSNRIHSPLGNWIGFGRMPVLAVIGIRNLIKNSKSSILMFLLTTVASSVLVLGYVLLTSITGIYQTAAKWGYDNANIAAVVVNNSTFPKDEFKQLLAEDSRIRYVGWQGNITGVFSPESSSEIHGQTISLYLSVLDGSYQELGFENLRGNNPQQENEIAVGVSVAKTLNKDLGDLIDLYIQGEKRTFIITGIYQAIANMSVSGRITMDAVRTVNPAYSDFDAIFINVNDPTQANTVANELNERFKSSASVVTQKTLLDSVYAEAADILIYPMSLIGLLFILATFIIIFSTCRISIRKENKTYGIYKSIGMTSRRIRLSVAMGVTVLSVIGAVLGSVIGVYVLPVLLEMILSGYGIVQLPLILNWGGIILFACLSIGAAALGSWFSSRVIGEASPRMLVIE
- the mmuM gene encoding homocysteine S-methyltransferase, whose protein sequence is MTQPKRINPLEQILREHPVMILDGALATELEQQGCDLDDPLWSARVLLENPEVIVQVHADYFRAGADCAITSSYQATVDGFGKRGIGEQESLKLIRKTVELAAQARDDVWQEIQGGVAENVIGNESKCEKRPAVAIGKTASARPRPIVAASVGPYGAYLADGSEYVGHYGVTDETLTAFHRPRMTALLEAGADVLAFETIPSLQEAQVLVALLKEFPDAYAWLSFSLQDGKTISEGTLLEECARQFGSEQQIAAIGLNCAPMEVVTEAVGVLSRASDKPVIVYPNSGEIYDAETKTWSGQGSCGSMSDASEEWVAAGARIIGGCCRTTPHQIGELAKKWRK
- the mmuP gene encoding S-methylmethionine permease produces the protein MDNNKDTGHFQRKMQARHVVMLSLGGVIGTGLFLSSGYTIQQAGPIGTILSYLIGAIVVYLVMLCLGELSVHMPETGAFHSYAAKYIGPATGYTVAWLYWLTWTVALGSEFTAAGLLMQRWFPSVNVWIWSALFALMIFLFNALTVKFFAESEFWFSAVKVLTIVIFIILGGAAMFGIIPMAGSETAPFLSNITASGWFPNGASAILMTMLAVNFAFSGTELIGIAAGETENPEKTIPKAIHTTLWRLIIFFIGTIVILSALLPMSDASVLESPFVAVMERIGVPYAADIMNFVILTAILSAANSGLYASSRMLWSLADKKTISPWFAKLTKRGVPLNALLISMVGGALALLSSIIAPGTVYITLVSISGLAVVAVWMSISASQYMFRRQYLLEGHAVEDLVYRTPLYPAVPIISFILCLASCIGIAFDPTQRIALYCGIPFIVLCYATYYLTERVNKKRGLEHDATKTH